GGAATGCGTTCAAGAGGGTAATCACTGCCCAAGCCTCTTTGCTGTCGAGTGCACCGGAAGCCAGGTTCACAGTCGTTGCTGGCTGGTAGCCACCTCTGCGCAGCAGCGAGCATGCACGCGCGTGTGCGTATTGCACGTATGGTCCTGTTTCCCCTTCGAAGGTCAGCATCTCTTCCCAGGAGAAGTTGACATCATTCAGGCGGAAGTTTTTCAAGTCATGGAAAATAACTGCGCCTACCCCGACTTGACGAGCCACTTCTTCTTTAGTGGACAGCGTAGGGTTTTTCTCTTCGATGACTTTTTGGACATCAGAAATGGCTTGTGCCAACACTTCTTCCAAGAGAACAACTTTTCCTTTACGCGTGGACATTTTCTTGCCGTCCTTGAGCATCATGCCGAATGGGATGTGGTGCATATTTGCGGACCACGCATAGCCCATTTTTTCCAACACTTTGTAGAGCTGCTGGAAGTGGAGGCGTTGCTCGTTTCCTACGACATAAAGTGCTTTAGCAAAATCGTACGATTCGTGGCGGAAGAGGGCTGCAGCCAAATCACGCGTTGCGTACAGGGTAGCGCCGTCAGATTTTTTGATCAGGCATGGCGGCATGTTGTATTCGTCGAGGTTCACGACCATTGCACCATCGGATTCAGTCAAGAGACCTTTTTCTTCGAGCAACGTAACAACGCGATCCATTTTGTCGTTGTAGAATGCTTCACCGTGTGTGGAGTCGAAGGCTACGTTCATCAGGTCGTAAATCTTCATGAATTCCTTGAGGGACTCATCACGGAACCATTTCCACAGATGCTGAGCTTCTTCGTCGCCATCCTCGAGCTTTTTGAACCATTCACGCCCTTGATCTTCTAGGGTAGGATCGTTCTCGACTTCTTCGTGGAAACGAACGTAGAGGCTGAGCAGCTCCTTGATCGGTTCTGCTTTTACCTTTGCTTCGTCACCCCAGAGGCGGTACGCAACGATCAGTTTACCGAACTGTGTACCCCAGTCACCCAAGTGATTGATGCGAACGGGGTCATAGCCTTGCTTTTCCATGATGTTGGCAATCGCGTTTCCGATTACGGTAGAGCGCAGGTGCCCCATGGAAAACGGCTTCGCAATATTCGGGGAGGAGAGGTCGATTGGTACTTTGCGTCCTTCACCGACATGGCTGCTTCCGTATGTGCTGCCTTGGGTAAGGATGGTTCCGATAACTTGCTCGGCCACATTTTCTTGATCCAGGAACAGGTTCACGTATGGACCAACTGCGTGCGATTCGCGCAATGGTGCACCGGAGAGCTGTCCAGCCAGCTCTGCTGCGATCATCGGTGGAGCTTTGCGCAATGCTTTTGCCAATTGAAAGCAAGGGAAGGCCACATCGCCCATTGCAGGGTTTGGTGGTGTTTCCAGCATGCCGTATACGGCTTCTTTGGTCAGTGTGTCTACGCCCATCGAGGAGAGCGCAGCGGCAATCTTTTCAGCGACTTGGTGTTTGTAGCTCATCTAAAATTCCCCTTTCAAATAAAAAACCTCTACGTCTCCTGTGAAAAAGAGACGAGAGGTTATACTCCCGCGGTGCCACTCTTGTTGTTTTTCCCTTCCATCGAACAGGAAGGCAAAAACCGCTTGACCTGCTGTAACGGGCAGTCCCGGCAAAGCCCTACACGATCCGTTGCCCATTATGGCTGGCGTAGGATGTTCAGGCGGCATCTCCGAGGGGCGCTTCCTCACATGGTTTGGCATCGGGCTCACACCATCCCCGACTCGCTTTCGTCCTCACACAAGGAGTACTATCCTCTTCAACGATTCGTTTGTTTCTCTAGAATTATAGCTGTTTTGTCCGTCATGATGCAAGGTGTCTCGATCAAGGTTTTTTTAAAATCTTATCTAATTCCGCGAAATATTGCTTGGTCAGCTTTTCCCTTTCTTCCGGGCTGAGGTTATCTGCGTTCATCATTTGCTCTTTGTACTGTTCCAGCTTTTCGAGCATGGCCAGCTCGGCAGCCGCCGCATCGTCCAGATCGTAATTTTCCGATGGATCGAACGGGATCAATCGATTGTCATTTCCACTGCGCAAATAAGCGGAGCGCCAGTTCTCCGGAAACTGGTAAGGCTGTTCGCCAAACATAATCGCTAAAATATCGTCGGATTCAATCGGCAGGAAGTGATCGTAATCGTCTCTGCTGCCTCCCTCGGACAAGTTAATGTGGGACAAAAAATAGTGGAGATAATGTTCTCCCGTTTCGGTATTCTTAACGATGGAATAGGTTTCAAATTCGGATTTGGATAGTTCTTTTATGGTCTCCAAACAGGAGAGAAATTTGTCTTTTTCACGTGCTTGAATGTCATCCATGTCATCTCGTTCCTTTCGCTCTACAATAAGCCTCATGATAGCAAAAGCAATGTGCGCTGACAATGAAAGCAACGCAACGGAGTGCAGCGGTGGAAGAAGGGAAAAGGATTATAAATAAAATAGTTGGATAATCTTGTCACAAAAATAAGCCAGCTGGATCAAATACATATCAACAGGTAACAAGGAGGTGAACAGTACGTGAATGCAAGTGCCAAAAGTAGCGAAGCGGACTGGACGCTGCAATTGACCAACGAGGAGAAGCTGACGAGACTCATGAGCGAGTACGGAGACAACATCGTGCAGCTCGCCTACTTGATCGTCAAGGATCGGGGAATCGCGGAAGACATTACCCAGGAAGTGTTCTTGAAGGCATATCGGGGTCTGGATCAGTTCCGCCATCAGAGTAGCGTGAAAACGTGGCTTTACCGAATCGCGATCAACGAGTCCCGCAAATATTTACGTTCGTGGTCCTTTCGCCAGATTTTTTCTACCTACCTCTCCAAAGAGGAAGCACCCCCGGAAGAGGCCGACACCGCAAACGTTGAATCGGCAGTCATCGGACGAATGAGCAAGGTACAAGTAGCGGAGCAGGTGATGAAGCTCTCGCCGCTGTACCGAAAAGTCATGGTACTTCATTACTATGAGGATTTGTCGATAAGAGAGATGGCGCAAGTGCTGGATATTTCAGAAGATGCCGTACGAACCCAATTGTCACGGGCCCGAAAACATTTTAAGGCATTGTGTGAAAAGGAGGGATTGGAATGGACGTAGATAAGCAAATGCGTGAAGCGGTACGGAGCGCAAGTGAGGAATCAGTGGAGGAAGTGAGGTTTACAAAAGAGATGGAATTACGGATCAGAGGTGCGATTGCAAAGAATAAACGCAAGAATCGAAACAGAATTTTTGTAGCTGGTTCGCTGGCAGCGTGCTTGGCGGTAACTGCTGTGGGCATGCACCAGCAAGGCTGGTTTCCACAGATGCCAAGTGGTAAAAATGTAACGAATGCGATTGCAACGACTGCTACGAAAACAAACAATAAAGAGGCAAATCAGAACAGTGTAATGGTGTCGCCGGAAGAGGCCATCTTACCATTGAAAAAAGTGATTCCAGCCTTGAGCAAGATGACAATAAGAGTGGATCGTACAAGCTATGGAATCAGTGATCTAACGTTATTGGAAGGCGATAATGCTCGTGCCAAGGTTGCTTATGATATACAGACAGGACAAATTGAGAGCTTTACAATTGATGGTGATCGAGGAGAACAGAAGGAAGGGAAATTGCCATCAGCCAAGACTGCGGAGAATGCGGCAAACGCATTTCTACAAGCTTTCCTTGGGGAGGGAAGCAAGTCCTATCAGCACGTCCAGACTCAGATCTATACCGACGAGTATATGGTAAAAGGCCCATGGATGAGCGTGAATTATCAACGAATGGAAAACGGCCAGCCCGTTCCGTTCGACGTAATGTCGGTTGGAATTGACCAACAGGAGCAAGTCGCGTTTTTCGGGCGATTGAACAAGAGCGAACAAGCCTTTTTCACCAAGCTGACAGATGCCATGCCCGATTTGAGCCCATCCCTTCTTCTTTTGGATAAAGAAAAGAACCACGATGGCATGTCATTCATTTTGGGGAAAACGAACAAGGAGGGGCATCAGGTTTCGCTTGTGATCTATGGAAATGGTCAAGCACTGGAATCGTATAGGCTTTTGAATAGGGATGAAAAGGAAGCAGCGAGCCGGAAAGAAGCAGAAGGAGAAAAAGCCTTGCAGCAAGAGCGACAGTTCCTGAACAAACTGCTCGGGGCGGATAGTGATAACTATCGGTTATTGGACGCCAACGATCCAGGGTTGTATCTGCGATATCATAACGAACTGCCAGTGTTGTCTGATGAAATTAGCATAATAACAACTGACTCTGGCCACGTCCAATCTTTCAGGATGGAGCCCGAAACATTTGAGCCGTCGCAGTACCCGGATGTATCGACTGCTGTGTCAGAAGAGGTAGCCATCAAAGAGCTGAGCGAGAATATGAAGCTTCGATACGTGCAGAATCCGAGAATACGGCAAGAATCAAAACAAGGGGATATGTGGCAGCCCATTCTGGAGTACACGCCAGCTGTTTCCTTCATGCAAAGAGGACGTGAAGATGGTACGGAGTGGTATATCGACGCAACCAATGGCAAGATGGTGTATGGAACGGGAGATAACGGGCTTGCTTATGATCAGTTGAATACGAAGGAAGCACATCCGATCGAATCTCCAAAGGAATACGTCAAGGTTCGCTCCAAGGATGAGGCAAAAGCGTTGCTGCAAGCGGAATTCGGCATACAAGTGGATGACTCGACCTATAGAGAGAGTAACCGTGACGGACGCAAGGAATACGTCTGGAATGATAAAAATGACAAGTATATCGGCGTAGAAGTTCTCGCAGAAACAGGCAGTGTCGTCGGGCTGGGATCACCGCGATCCGATACAGCAGTGACAGTCAAACGCGAGCAAGCGGAAGAGGCTGCACTTGCTTTTCTGCCTAAATACGTTGATCCAGGCATAAAAGAAGTGCAATTGGCGCAAGTCATACAGCCAGGCGAAGCGAATCCTGTGTCATCGGGCGAATGGGAATTCAGATATCTCATGAGCAAGGATGGCATTCCAGTACAGGATCGCGGGCAAAAAGCGGCTTATTCAGTAACAGTCGATCCATCTTCTGGCAAAGTGACAAAGTTTGAAAACTACAGAGAGACGCACGAGTTGGTGGAGCTTCCAGCATCCGACGAGATCGTCTCGAAAGACAAGGCTGTTGAGGCGTATTTACGCGTCATGCCTTTGAAGCTGGTCTATTTGATGAAAGATGTGGATGGGCAAAAATTAGCTCAACCAAAGCTGGCGTATGTGCCGTGGAGCGACGAAAAGCTAGCGGGCAAATATATTACTCTGGATGCCGTGACAGGCAAGATCATCACCAAATAACAAGAAAAAAAGGCTATCCCGCAGCCATTCCTGATGGCCTTTGGGATAGCCTTTTTTACACTTATCTAACACTCGTCACAGGAACACCCGATAATAACCAACAGGATAAACAGCACGAGCACGATTGCGAAGCAGTCACCGAAGAATCCGTTACCGCAGAAAGATGTACTCATCTTTGTTTCCCCTCCTTTCCGTTATACTCCAGTCTATACACGAATGCCGATATTGGACTGGGCGGATGCCCAGCTTAGGCAAAAATGGGCGCGTAAGAGGAGAGGCACCGTAAAAAATAGACAATTCACAATTGACGGGGAGACAAAGGGGGTGTTAAGATACTTGCAAACATTCAAGACATTTCGCAAACTAACTAAATGACAAGTGTACGACTCTTATCCAGAGAGGCAGAGGGACTGGCCTGATGAAGCCTCGGCAACCGGTAAAAATCCGGTGCCAATTCCAGCAAAGCTACGTGCTTTGAAAGATAAGAGGATGTCTCAGGCGTTTTCTTATCTGCTGACAAATCCTCTTCTTTCAAAGAAGAGGATTTTTTTATTTTATTTACCCAATTATGGAGAATAAGCCGATGCAAGGGAGAAAAGGGGCACGTCAATGAAACCAACTTTTCGCGAACAGCTTTCCCGGAAAATTCTGATTCTGGACGGTGCAATGGGCACCATGCTTCAACAGGCGAACCTGACCGCTGATGATTTCGGCGGTGAAGCCTATGATGGCTGTAATGAACTCCTGAACCTGACCAGACCAGATGTGATCCGTTCGATTCACGAGAAATATTTAGAGGCGGGCGCAGACATTGTCGAGACAAATACGTTTGGTGCTGCTTCCATTGTTTTGGCTGAGTACGATGTGGCAGAGAAGGACCTTGAAATCAATATAGCGGCAGCACGCTTGGCCAGAGAAGCGGTGGATGCCTATTCCACGGAGGAATGGCCGCGTTTTGTAGCAGGTGCAATGGGACCTACGACCAAAACCCTTTCGTTGACAGGTGGTGTCACTTTCGAAGAACTGGTCGAGGCGTATTATCGTCAGGCAAAAGGTCTGATTCTCGGTGGCTCCGATGTGCTTCTTTTGGAAACTTCGCAAGATACGTTGAACGTCAAGGCTGGCGGAATCGGGATTCGCAAAGCTTTTGAAGAGCTTGGACAGGAGATCCCGGTGATGCTGTCAGGTACGATTGAGCCGATGGGCACGACGCTGGCGGGTCAAAACATCGAGGCGTTTTACATCTCCTTGGAGCATATAAAGCCTGTCTCTATCGGTCTGAACTGTGCGACAGGACCCGAGTTCATGCGCGATCACCTGCGGACACTATCAGGAATTGCCCAATGTGCGGTCAGCTGTTATCCGAATGCAGGCTTGCCAGACGAGAATGGCCATTACCATGAAACACCACAGGGACTTGCTTCGAAAATGCGAGCATTCGCTGAACAGGGCTGGATAAACGTCGCTGGCGGCTGCTGTGGAACAACGCCTGACCATATTCAAGCGATGGCAGAGACCTTGAAAGACTGCAAGCCACGGAGTACAGCTGTAGAACCGCTGAGCGCGGTCTCCGGGATCGAGGTCGTTTACGTCGAAGATGACAATCGTCCCTTGCTAGTTGGGGAGAGAACCAATGTCATCGGTTCCAAAAAATTTCGTGAAATGATTGCAGCCGGACACTATGAAGAAGCATCTGATATTGCCCGAGCCCAAGTAAAACGTGGCGCACACGTCATCGATATATGCTTGGCTGACCCCGACCGTGATGAATATGAAGATATGGAAAAATTCCTACAGTTCATCGTGAAAAAAGTAAAAGCGCCCCTCATGATCGACTCGACAGATGCCAAGGTCATGGAGCTGGGACTTCGCTATTCGCAAGGAAAGGCGATTCTCAACTCGATCAACTTGGAAGACGGGTTGGAGCGATTCGAGGAAGTCGTCCCACTTATTCACAAGTTCGGTGCCTCCGTTGTCGTTGGAACGATTGAGGAAGCGGGTATGGCGATCACTCGCGAAAAGAAGCTGGAGGTCGCGCAGCGCTCGTACGACATTCTTGTCAACCAGTACGGAATAAAGCCACAGGATATTATTTTCGATCCACTCGTCTTTCCAGTAGGGACAGGGGATGAACAATACATCGGCTCTGCAAAGGAAACCGTAGAAGGCATTCGTTTGATCAAACAAGCAATGCCTGCTTGCAAGACGATCCTGGGTGTCAGTAACGTTTCCTTCGGCTTGCCTCCTGCTGGGCGGGAAGTGCTGAACGCGGTCTTCTTGTACCACACCACTCTCGCAGGGCTTGATTACGCCATCGTCAACACGGAGAAGCTGGAGCGCTACGCTTCGATTCCGGAAGACGAGAGAAAGCTGGCAGAAGCCCTTCTATTCGAGACAAATGATGAGACATTGGCGGCTTTCACAGAATTTTATCGCCAAAAGAAAAAGGAAGTCAGTGTGGAAGTCTCCTCGTTAACGCTCGAAGAACGCTTGGCCCGTTATGTAGTCGAAGGCTCCAAGGATGGTCTGGTGGAAGACCTGAAGCTGGCTCTGGATAAATACGCACCGCTCGAGATCATCAACGGTCCGTTGATGACGGGGATGGAAGAGGTCGGTCGCCTATTCAACGGCAACCAGCTGATCGTGGCAGAAGTATTGCAGAGCGCGGAAGTCATGAAGGCTTCTGTATCATTTTTAGAGCCGTTCATGGAAAAAAGCGATGCCGCTGCCAAGGGGAAAATCTTGTTGGCGACAGTCAAGGGTGATGTACACGACATCGGGAAAAACCTCGTGGAAATTATTTTGTCAAACAACGGCTACAATGTCGTGAACCTAGGAATCAAGGTACCACCAGAGCAACTGATTGCTGCATGCAGAGAAGAAAAGCCGGATGCCATCGGTCTGTCTGGACTCTTGGTAAAATCCGCGCAGCAAATGGTCATTACTGCACAAGACCTGCGTGATGCAGGCATTGATATCCCGATGATGGTTGGCGGTGCGGCGTTAACGCGCAAGTTCACATCGAATCGGATCGCACCGGAATACCGTGGAATTGTTTTATACGCAAAAGACGCCATGGATGGTCTGGACCTCGTGAATCGTCTGCAAAATCCGGAAGAACGAGATCGCTTGGTAGAGGAACAGCAGCATCTGCTGGAAGCTGTCGCAACGGCTCAGCCTGTTGTCGAGGAGAAAAAAGCACCTTTGCCAGCTCGTTCAGCCATTAGCAGAACCGTTCCAATCCATCTGCCGCCCGATTGTGAACGACATGTTCTGCGACAATACCCGCTGAGCCATCTGCAACCGTATTTGAACCTGCGGATGCTCCTCGGAAAACACCTCGGTGTACGCGGAAATGTAGATAGATTGATAGAGGAAGGCGACGAGAAGGTACTGGAACTATACGGCATTGTGGAAGAGCTATTAAAGGAAGCGAAGCAAAAAGGAACCATTACGACACACGGTGTGTATCAGTTCTTCCCGGCTCAGTCAGATGGCAACGATATTTTGGTCTATGATCCAAAAGACCACAGCAAGCTGCTGGAGCGCTTTTCGTTCCCGCGTCAGCTGGAAGAACCTCATCTCTGCCTGTCCGACTTCTTGCGACCAGTCGAGAGCAAGGAAATGGATTATGTCGGATTCCTGACCGTAACGGCTGGAGGCGGGATTCGCGAAAAATCAACAGAGCTAAAAGATCGTGGTGACTACTTGCGCTCTCATGTCCTCCAATCCTTGGCATTGGAGCTGGCAGAGGCATTTGCTGAGCGAATTCACCACGTCATGCGCGACGTGTGGGGCATACCGGACCCGGTTGAGATGACGATGCTAGAACGTTTCGGAGCCAGATACCAAGGCATTCGAGTTTCCTTCGGTTACCCTGCTTGCCCGAACCTGGAAGATCAGGCGCAGTTATTCCGCCTATTGCGTCCAGAGGATATCGGCGTTCAGCTGACAGAGGGCTTCATGATGGAGCCAGAGGCTTCCGTATCGGCGATGGTATTTGCTCACCCAGAAGCGCGTTATTTCAACGCAGGTCCATCTATTTTTGAAGTTTAAAAATAAATGAAAATGGGAGAGAAGGGATTGAGTTGACGACGAGAAAGAAAGATTTACGAGCCTACTTGAAAGACCATCTCCTAGTAGGAGATGGTGCAATGGCGACCCAGCTGCACGGGCTGGGCGTCCCGGTTGGCGTCAGCTTTGAGGAGCTGTGTTTGTCCAACCCTCGTTTGGTGCATGAAGTTCATACGTCTTATTACCAGGCCGGTGCGCGTTTCCTAGAGACAAATACGTATTCTGCCAACCGAGATGCATTGAGCCGTTACGGTCTGGAGCATAAGGTAGCCAGGATTAACCGGCTCGCAGTCGCCATTGCACGGGAAGCCGCACAGGACGACGCTTATGTGGCTGGAAGCATCGGATCGATTTTGGCAGGACGGGTGAAGAAAAAGGTTTTGGATGAATACCGTGACCAGTATGAGGAACAGGCCATTGCCCTGTTACATGCGGGGGTAGACGGACTGATTCTGGAGACGTTCTTGGACTTGGAGGAGCTGCTTCTGGCGATCGAGGTAATCCGCCCGCTCACAGATGTCCCTGTAATCGCGCAGTTAGCCACTTTGGAAGTAGGGCGCACACGTGATGGTTACGCTTTGACAGATGCCTTTTCCGAGCTGAAAGCAGCGGGCGCTGACGTGGTCGGACTAAACTGTCGACTTGGTCCCGCTGAACTCTTGCGCTCGTTTGAAAATACAGTGATTCCAGAAGATGCACTCCTATCCGTATTCCCGAATGCGGGGCGTCTGGGGATGACTGACGGAGAATACGCTTTTAAATCATCACCTGAATACTTTGGACAAAGTGCGCTTCGCTTGCGTGAGCAGGGAGTTCGGTTGATTGGTGGATGCTGCGGAACCACACCTGCACATGTGAAGGCGATTGCGGATGCACTTGAATCTCTTGAACCGCAAGCGCGTGTGAACCCGACCATCGTTGCTGGAGATCGTCCTACGATTTCTGTGCAGAACACGAGGGAGAGGGAGAAACCAAGCATTGTCGAGCGTGTAAAAACAGCAACGACAATCATTGTCGAGTTTGATCCGCCACGTGATCTGGATGCAGACCAATTTCTCCACGGATGCTGTGAGCTGCACAAAGCAGGAGCAGACGCGATTACGTTGGCGGATAACTCGTTGGCGACAGTGCGCATGAGCAACATGGCTCTCGGTGCCCTCATGAAGAGCAGACATGGAATCGATCCGCTCTTGCACCTTGCTTGCCGGGATCGCAATCTGATTGGACAGCAATCGCACTTAATGGGCCTCAACGCTTTGGGGATTGACCAAATATTGGTGATTACTGGTGATCCATCACGCTTTGGTGACTTGCCAGGGGCCAGCTCGGTATTTGATGTGACCTCGTTTGATCTGATTCGCATGGTGAAGCAGTTGAACGAAGGTGTTTCGTTCTCAGGACGTCCGTTAAAGCAAAAAGCCCAGTTTATCGTGGGCGCTGCCTTTAATCCGAATGTCCGAAATATGGATGCTGCCG
The window above is part of the Brevibacillus brevis NBRC 100599 genome. Proteins encoded here:
- the metH gene encoding methionine synthase; its protein translation is MKPTFREQLSRKILILDGAMGTMLQQANLTADDFGGEAYDGCNELLNLTRPDVIRSIHEKYLEAGADIVETNTFGAASIVLAEYDVAEKDLEINIAAARLAREAVDAYSTEEWPRFVAGAMGPTTKTLSLTGGVTFEELVEAYYRQAKGLILGGSDVLLLETSQDTLNVKAGGIGIRKAFEELGQEIPVMLSGTIEPMGTTLAGQNIEAFYISLEHIKPVSIGLNCATGPEFMRDHLRTLSGIAQCAVSCYPNAGLPDENGHYHETPQGLASKMRAFAEQGWINVAGGCCGTTPDHIQAMAETLKDCKPRSTAVEPLSAVSGIEVVYVEDDNRPLLVGERTNVIGSKKFREMIAAGHYEEASDIARAQVKRGAHVIDICLADPDRDEYEDMEKFLQFIVKKVKAPLMIDSTDAKVMELGLRYSQGKAILNSINLEDGLERFEEVVPLIHKFGASVVVGTIEEAGMAITREKKLEVAQRSYDILVNQYGIKPQDIIFDPLVFPVGTGDEQYIGSAKETVEGIRLIKQAMPACKTILGVSNVSFGLPPAGREVLNAVFLYHTTLAGLDYAIVNTEKLERYASIPEDERKLAEALLFETNDETLAAFTEFYRQKKKEVSVEVSSLTLEERLARYVVEGSKDGLVEDLKLALDKYAPLEIINGPLMTGMEEVGRLFNGNQLIVAEVLQSAEVMKASVSFLEPFMEKSDAAAKGKILLATVKGDVHDIGKNLVEIILSNNGYNVVNLGIKVPPEQLIAACREEKPDAIGLSGLLVKSAQQMVITAQDLRDAGIDIPMMVGGAALTRKFTSNRIAPEYRGIVLYAKDAMDGLDLVNRLQNPEERDRLVEEQQHLLEAVATAQPVVEEKKAPLPARSAISRTVPIHLPPDCERHVLRQYPLSHLQPYLNLRMLLGKHLGVRGNVDRLIEEGDEKVLELYGIVEELLKEAKQKGTITTHGVYQFFPAQSDGNDILVYDPKDHSKLLERFSFPRQLEEPHLCLSDFLRPVESKEMDYVGFLTVTAGGGIREKSTELKDRGDYLRSHVLQSLALELAEAFAERIHHVMRDVWGIPDPVEMTMLERFGARYQGIRVSFGYPACPNLEDQAQLFRLLRPEDIGVQLTEGFMMEPEASVSAMVFAHPEARYFNAGPSIFEV
- a CDS encoding YjcZ family sporulation protein — encoded protein: MSTSFCGNGFFGDCFAIVLVLFILLVIIGCSCDEC
- a CDS encoding bifunctional homocysteine S-methyltransferase/methylenetetrahydrofolate reductase; its protein translation is MTTRKKDLRAYLKDHLLVGDGAMATQLHGLGVPVGVSFEELCLSNPRLVHEVHTSYYQAGARFLETNTYSANRDALSRYGLEHKVARINRLAVAIAREAAQDDAYVAGSIGSILAGRVKKKVLDEYRDQYEEQAIALLHAGVDGLILETFLDLEELLLAIEVIRPLTDVPVIAQLATLEVGRTRDGYALTDAFSELKAAGADVVGLNCRLGPAELLRSFENTVIPEDALLSVFPNAGRLGMTDGEYAFKSSPEYFGQSALRLREQGVRLIGGCCGTTPAHVKAIADALESLEPQARVNPTIVAGDRPTISVQNTREREKPSIVERVKTATTIIVEFDPPRDLDADQFLHGCCELHKAGADAITLADNSLATVRMSNMALGALMKSRHGIDPLLHLACRDRNLIGQQSHLMGLNALGIDQILVITGDPSRFGDLPGASSVFDVTSFDLIRMVKQLNEGVSFSGRPLKQKAQFIVGAAFNPNVRNMDAAVARLEKKVEAGADYIMTQPVYDAESIRNVYEATKHIGIPVFIGIMPLTSSRNAEFLHNEVPGIKLSTEALERMKKVQGEAARQEGIAIAKELVDTAVRYFNGIYLITPFNYYEMAAELIQYTRQQSSLVRMAQT
- the argS gene encoding arginine--tRNA ligase; the encoded protein is MSYKHQVAEKIAAALSSMGVDTLTKEAVYGMLETPPNPAMGDVAFPCFQLAKALRKAPPMIAAELAGQLSGAPLRESHAVGPYVNLFLDQENVAEQVIGTILTQGSTYGSSHVGEGRKVPIDLSSPNIAKPFSMGHLRSTVIGNAIANIMEKQGYDPVRINHLGDWGTQFGKLIVAYRLWGDEAKVKAEPIKELLSLYVRFHEEVENDPTLEDQGREWFKKLEDGDEEAQHLWKWFRDESLKEFMKIYDLMNVAFDSTHGEAFYNDKMDRVVTLLEEKGLLTESDGAMVVNLDEYNMPPCLIKKSDGATLYATRDLAAALFRHESYDFAKALYVVGNEQRLHFQQLYKVLEKMGYAWSANMHHIPFGMMLKDGKKMSTRKGKVVLLEEVLAQAISDVQKVIEEKNPTLSTKEEVARQVGVGAVIFHDLKNFRLNDVNFSWEEMLTFEGETGPYVQYAHARACSLLRRGGYQPATTVNLASGALDSKEAWAVITLLNAFPEVIERAADNFDPSQIGKYVIDLAQTFNKFYANVRILAEEEDVTASRLQLVAAVVAVLKEGLRLLGLAAPEEM
- a CDS encoding YcdB/YcdC domain-containing protein; translation: MDVDKQMREAVRSASEESVEEVRFTKEMELRIRGAIAKNKRKNRNRIFVAGSLAACLAVTAVGMHQQGWFPQMPSGKNVTNAIATTATKTNNKEANQNSVMVSPEEAILPLKKVIPALSKMTIRVDRTSYGISDLTLLEGDNARAKVAYDIQTGQIESFTIDGDRGEQKEGKLPSAKTAENAANAFLQAFLGEGSKSYQHVQTQIYTDEYMVKGPWMSVNYQRMENGQPVPFDVMSVGIDQQEQVAFFGRLNKSEQAFFTKLTDAMPDLSPSLLLLDKEKNHDGMSFILGKTNKEGHQVSLVIYGNGQALESYRLLNRDEKEAASRKEAEGEKALQQERQFLNKLLGADSDNYRLLDANDPGLYLRYHNELPVLSDEISIITTDSGHVQSFRMEPETFEPSQYPDVSTAVSEEVAIKELSENMKLRYVQNPRIRQESKQGDMWQPILEYTPAVSFMQRGREDGTEWYIDATNGKMVYGTGDNGLAYDQLNTKEAHPIESPKEYVKVRSKDEAKALLQAEFGIQVDDSTYRESNRDGRKEYVWNDKNDKYIGVEVLAETGSVVGLGSPRSDTAVTVKREQAEEAALAFLPKYVDPGIKEVQLAQVIQPGEANPVSSGEWEFRYLMSKDGIPVQDRGQKAAYSVTVDPSSGKVTKFENYRETHELVELPASDEIVSKDKAVEAYLRVMPLKLVYLMKDVDGQKLAQPKLAYVPWSDEKLAGKYITLDAVTGKIITK
- a CDS encoding sigma-70 family RNA polymerase sigma factor, with product MNASAKSSEADWTLQLTNEEKLTRLMSEYGDNIVQLAYLIVKDRGIAEDITQEVFLKAYRGLDQFRHQSSVKTWLYRIAINESRKYLRSWSFRQIFSTYLSKEEAPPEEADTANVESAVIGRMSKVQVAEQVMKLSPLYRKVMVLHYYEDLSIREMAQVLDISEDAVRTQLSRARKHFKALCEKEGLEWT